AACACCCATCaacacaaaatttttaaaagaaaaccaATTAAGCTATTtcacttaaaaaaaatataagttaTTAAAAATTATCATATAAATACGCAACGTGTGCACCGAATGCTATTTTTTGTGATTAAATATTCATGAACTCCAATATATCTATTTAACatagagtatgtctcttgtgaaacgatatcacaaatatttatttgtgggacgaatcaaccctaccgatattcacaataaaaagtaatactcttagcataaaaattgatactttttcatggatgactcaaataaaatattcatccCACACAATACGACacgtgaaactgtctcacataATTTTGTGCATTTAACATATTGATCCAATAGTATTAAAGACTATATTTATGGATTGACATCAGAATTGGATCATACGCATTTGGTAGGCAGCTCCTATGCAGTAATGTATACTGTCCTTAGGTCAaggaaataataaatttattttcatttacTCACGATTAATTTGTAAAAAACACTCCAACATCGCCAAGTGAGATAGGAAGGTGCTTTGATTTGGGATTGAATCCTCGACAGGTTTTTCCTATTATGATAGAAATCAGTGACACGTTCTTTTTTCTATTAGAGGGTCTCGAATTTTAAATCTCTTTCTTTAAAGAGAATATGAGTATCGTTTGGTTAAAACAGGTGGCTGCATCACCACATTTTCAAATAAACTAATCATAATATTTCTGTAAGATTATAAAATTATATGAGTATTTTAAATGAACGGAACATGACGATTTTCATTCCAGCCACTTGATTATAATTTGCGGCATTTGGCATTAGAGGTGGGGAAAATACCAAATTTTTGGTTCACCAATGGTATGATATAGTATCGATACCAGAATATTATGTGAGGTAACgatatgaaatttaaaatttgcgaTATATGACGAAATAATatgtataaattaaaaaatttatagttttttttttaaataataagggtatttttttaaatatataaagaTTTCTTTGGTATAAAACGATATATATTGATACCGTGTTAAAATATCTGTGTACCTCAATAATTTGATATAATCGGTAtgttaattataaatattgcaAATTTTGATATAccgatatttttatttttaatatagtaATTTTCGATATAGTACGATAATTTTTGAAACAGTACGATATGCCACCTTATTTGGCATTAAATAAAGCTGGAAGAAACAGTGATAATGCTTGTAATTTACTTGAATAGATAACATGCTATCGATGATAATTTTAGTGAgatgatattttttaaataatttttgggGTACAAACCTATAACTATGGATCTCACATGTAGTACGTTAGTAATATACAATGCCTCTCGTATCATTTTGGTTAAAGTATGTTTTTTGGGTATTTCAAAATTACTTGAATACTTGATATTGCATTTTATGCTGAATTGTTTCGTTTACCATTTGTTTTGAAAGAATTATTACTATTGTTTGggtgataaaaaaaaaagtaagttGTCTCTGAACTATTTTTCGTTGTACATTGAGTGAATCTTGGACTAACACAATATCTTGCAAACCAATTCAGCCAATAAACTAGACCGAGTAAGCACGAcagaaatgtataataatttGTCGATAGGAGAAATTGAAGTTATTATCATTAATCAAACGCTCACGTATTCTAAAAATTCGTACGCTATTTGAGGGAGGTCTCTTCCTCTTTTCATGTACTTAATTTATTCCACGTTCAGTTTTAAATTATCAATGATAATTATTATCATTGACGTATATTTCCATGTTATTTTTACAGAAACGTAATTTAAGATTTTTGATTTTTATAACCTTTTTTTTGTAAGTATGTCTATTTGTGCATTATGTCGTTCGATATAAGATTGCAagatttaaaatcattttttttttctaaacacAATCCAAATAACATAATGCATATAAGCAAGTGCGGTTAGAGGTGCAATCGTGCAAGCAAATAAATTACGAAAtactcatatttttatattgaatatGTATTCAATTCGGATTGAACTTTAACCACGCGAAGCGCAAATGTCGTACTAATTCTATGGTTACGAAGTAAAAGAATCATAAAATAATTGGATTTACACTTGGTCTTAAATACAAGAGTTGagataaatataatttgaattaTTACATGAGAGTCTAAGACATTTTTTCTCTGAGACGACGATAAAATCAGTAACTGCAATCTTTTTGGTGTAAATCCATGAGCTAATGCATGAGTTTGAAAACCATGATAACACCGTCCTGAGCAAACTCGGTACGACATGCTAGTTTAAAAATTGTTGAATTGAACTCATAATCATTAATCAAACGTTAACTTAATTTACTATCTAAGGGCAATAATGGAACGCATTTGTTTGTATAATATATGTTACTTCAATTATTTAGATAAATTAAATTTGGTGTGTCTGATCGAGTCGGTTTTGTTTTATCTAAAATAAACGTATTATTTTAAGTAAAGGTcgataattatatttaaaataattaataataatttgttaCAGCAGAGTAAGTGAATTTGGTTGGGACCGAAGCAACGAAGCTTTCACAGCACAGCTGGGGGGTTTCTATAATATATAGTGAAAAAAGGAAGCTGATGAATTTTACACTCAACAGCTCAACGCGCGAGCGATAGAAACCAGAAGAATGGATTTTGACCAATGCTCGCCATTGACGTTTAAGCTTTTAACGCAGAACTTTTAAAGCACACAGAGCTCGACTTACCTGCTTTTTCCTTCCCCTGAGACATTTCAAGTACTTCCACTTTTTCGAAACCTTTGGAGTTTGCACTTTCTTTTTCCTGGTCGGAAAATGTATCAAATATCTGGTGTgtgcatgtttttttttttaaaataactttttgAGGAGAAAAACTTCAATTTAATGAGTTGTCGTTTTGTGGGTTAATTTTTCTTGATTGGAATCTGGTTTTTTCAAGATTTATTGAGGGTATTTCTAATTCTGGAATTTCAGTTCTCGATACTCGAAAATTTACTGAAGTTATGGTGGAACTGAGTTAAAGATCCCTAGTACATTCATTGTCTGCTTACTTTTACTCAATTTAGAGTTTATTTTCTCTCTTTCGCGAGACCAAGCTCTggattttcaaaatttcggGTTTCAGAGAAATTGTTTGTCATACCTGATTCAATTagtgatttttttttcaattatggAACCGCAAGTAGGAGAAACCCAGCTGCCATTTAGATCCGGAATACGCGGGTCAAATCCCGAAGAAATGGGCTTCGGATTTTTGCAAGCCCACGACGTAATATCCACTCAAACTCCATCGGAGACCGGCGGGAGCTCTTTTACGGCGCTTCTCGAACTTCCGCCGCCACAGGCGGTGGAACTCTTGGTGAACGAAGATTTTCAGGCAAAGACTCCGCCGCCTATTTTTCCTTCCAATACTGCCCTTATCGACCGAGCTTCCAAGTTTTCAGTTTTTGCTACGGCTTGCAACTCGCCGGAGGGTAACTGTGTGGTGTCAGGTTCTTGCTCCATGAAGCCAGATGTGGTGAAGCAAGAGCCACTAGAGTCAGATTCGCACCTTAATTCATCTAAGCCCGCAACTTCAAATCAGAGTCCCAAGAGCCTGAAGCGGAAGGAGAAGGAGAGAAAGGTGATTTCGAACCCCCGACCGTGATTTGCATGGATGTTCCTTTCTGGGAATGCTTCAACCATCTAATGAAAATTTCGTtatcttataatttttttttccctaaAAATACATTTCTGCATTTCTTTCAGGTTAATGAAACGAATAAAAAGAGCAAAAAAGTGGCGCCGAACGATATTTCTGATGGCAGTGGAGATAAGCTGCCGTACATCCATGTTAGAGCTCGCCGTGGTCAAGCCACAGATAGCCATAGCTTAGCCGAAAGGGTAGCACTCTTAATCTCATAATAATTacgttttataatatttgattagCAGCTTAAAATGCGGTTAGGTTGTTGATCGAATAACGGGTTTTTTATACAGGCAAGGAGAGAGAAGATTAACGCCAGAATGAAACTATTACAGGAGCTGGTCCCAGGATGCAACAAGGTTAGCTGTCATTTTCTGGTGCCTGATTGGTTGGCAGAAAGGCAGTTGTTTCCCTATTATTAGTAATTCATTCGGATCTTAGTGCTACATAACAATTAAAAGATGCAACATTTATAAAGTAGAAGGCATGCATTAGTTTGCACTGGCGAACCCATTATGAACGGAGGTGGAGCCGAGAGATTAATCTCTCCCACGGACcaaaacatattttaaatttaatctaTAATTTTTCACAAACTTGTAGTCTCGTCTTCCAAATTTGTTGAGTCGTCTCCTTAAATACAAATCCTTCTGGACTTACAAGGCTGTCCGCGGGGAGCCCGAAAACCTGAAAATCTAAACTAGTCCAGTTGAATCTGGTTGGATTAATTCCGGTATGGTAAAATCAGGTGGTTTTATTCCCACATCCGGGTAACCTAATTAGATATTAAACTAAATGTAAAATTGTCTTTCATATATTCGGGTTTTATGCATTTCATAATTTTGTATAccaaaaagcaaaaaaaaaaaatgaaaaaggatcAGTCTGTGAATTGATTACCACCATTAGGGTGTCGCTGTCAACTTTTTAATGGGGGAATAGGAAGAAAAAGCTGATGGGATTTGAACCAAGAAAGGGGCTGCCCCTGTTGAATTgtctctctcatgattcttACATTTCGGTTTCACCTTTTGGCCCTTTGCGTTGGGTCGTTACCTGTCATTCTaaggacattgttgtcatttgCTGCTTCACATCACCTCATTTTCACTAAATGGTATTGCATCAATCAGATTATATGGTTCACACTTTGGACTATTTCTTTTGTGATCCCAGACAAAAAAGGCACGAATATTCCAcgtttgattttatgatttggATTTATTACATTAGCTAGGGAGAAGTGATTGTAGGAGTTAGGTATTGAATACTGGAGTTGTGATTATTGATTGCTTTCTGTTGGTAGTTTAAtgggaaaattttggaaaatcaaattttatcaAAGGACAATTGTTTGGTGGTTTTCTTTAATGTCAGCTTTTTGTAGTTTTCTACCTCAGAATCTCTCTTCATCATACTTGTttcctttcaaatattttttagtGGTCTCAAAAGTGTACGTTGACTTCAGTGgcaatttataattttttgaagAAAGTAGGGAAACTTCAAGGTACATTGAAATGAAAAACCAAATATTCATGTCAGATTAATATACCGCGATGAcaatttattttcattgttGAAACCTTGTCTAAAAAGTTCGAGCTTATGTGAGGTGGTACAATCAGTAATTTTACCCTTTGACACACCCCCACACTTGTAAGGCAGGAATAAAGGAATATATACTCGGAAGCGATATCCAAGATGTATACGCGAAAGTCAGTTAAATACCAGCAGCAAAAGCTATCCAATTCCTTCTTAAGAAATATATGGGAGTTTTTGCGCCCTGGAGGTTTCAATCTTGCGACCCCATACATCTGATACCATTTTAAAACCACGCTTGTCCCGAAAGCTTAAGTTCGTGGAGATGCAGCCAATAGTTATATGCTTTAAGATGAATCTCCTGCAGACAAGGATCACACTTGAATATTTCCAATTATAGGCtttgaaaatttttaaactATTGTTATTTGGTTATAGTCAGCTGCCTTAATTAACTTTACTGTGTTATAACATGTTCAGGAGAATATTGACACATAATTTCTTTCGTTACAACAGTCTCTAATCATGGGTCTCTGAGGAATGGCGAACGGTCTCAtactcttttaaataaaaaaaaatttgcacgAGCCTATTTTCAGCTATAACGGgccattcttttttttttggtcaGTTAGTACTCTGTGAATGTTAGTCGAACGTGTGAAAATATCTGATTCCTCTTTGGTTGATACAATATCATCAACCCTTCAGAGTGAGCCTTTGAAGCTCATTTTGTGTGCTCTACAGATTTCAGGGACTGCAATGGTACTGGATGAGATAATAAACCATGTGCAAGCACTTCAACGGCAAGTGGAGGTCTGACTTGGTGCACTCTCACCTCTTATGAGTTATTCTGAATTTGACTTATATCTGGTGGAATACATGTAAATAAAACACCCCCACCACCTATTCTTCTGTCTCCTGAAGACTGAAAAATGGTGTAGAAAACAGTCCCCATATCTTCGATTTATCTTTTAGATATCTGTTTTTGTGTTCGGTCCTTGTTAAACGACCATTTAGCTAATAAAAAATTAGTTACTTGAGCAGTTTGTTCCTTTTTGTCGTCGATTCCTTGTCACCTTTGTTTCCTGCCCATTTTCAGCTAATCAAAAATGTTTCTTTTGACACCAGTTTTTATCCATGAGACTTGCTGCCGTTAACCCGAGAAGCGATATCAATCTCGATGCCTTCTTGGCTGAAGAAGTAAGTAGATATTACCTCTAAAACAGATATCACTGataaaataatatcaaaatgAGAGAACCATTTGCAAATCACAATAATTATATCATCTCTTTGTATATAAACAAGACTTCAAAATTTTTTTCTGTCTGACAAAATTGTTCATGTAGAGTGAACCAGCAGTTGATAATAATTACCAAAGCATGTTTACTGCATCAATGTGGCCCGAAGGCCAAATAAGTGGGAGCAGGCAGCAATATCAACAGTTGTGGCACTTTGAGGGGCTTCAGCAGCCCATCTGGGGAAGAGAAGAAGACAACTCTAACTTCATTACTACAGAAAATCCACTTTTAAGCTTTGattcttcatcaaattcagGTACTCTAAGTCTATAATTAATAATGACATACTTTGTTATTTTTAAGTGAAATAATTTGGCCTTTGAATCAAAAGCAATCCGTATCAAGGGACTCTGGATTTTGGAGAGGATGGCAGCTTAATGTAGCTTAGAGTGCGAAACTTAAGTCATCATTCGGTTTTTATTTTGGGCGTTTCTCGACAATGTTTGATTCAGGAAATGAATTGAGAAATGTGATAATTATGTTGTTTTTAAGTACTGAAAAAGCTGAAATGAAAAGAGTGATGATTGTGTAGGAAAGTGTGTTTAATGGGATGGAATATGTTTTGGAGAAAGAAATTAAAGATGAGATGAAAACGATTTGTTTCCACTTCCAAGACATATAACCTtttccccaaaataaaatcgtaCAGAGTTACATTTGAAGTAAAATTCGCATGTAAGAGAATTTAAGTTAGGCAGAGTGTCTTTGCTTGCTTCCTTACATTGGCTGTGGGTCCTCGTCACAGTCAACGACAGTGTTATGTCTTGTTACGTGGAACTAACTCTTATGTTGTCATAGCTTCTCTGCACTCGAGTCAGCTGAAAATGGAGCTCTGAAGGAAGGCTAGAGTTTTTCGGGTAGCTCGGCCTGTATATAGCATATATCTTAGCAATCAGAGAGGTCTTCTCATTAGGGAGCCGTGAGTTCCATGTCTGGAAATCCTCATTTGAGTCTATATATAAGAAGATTAAGTCGTTAAACATATTGATATGTTGCTAATCTAAGCTAAACGTGTTGTTCCATCTTAATACATGTCATATTAACGAAGGTTGATTGATTCATAATGTAAAACAAGAATCTTAACTAATTTATGATGTTGGATGAAGCTAATGACATTACCAGCCTTCTTGTCTATTATTGCAAAATAGCGGAAATGCCTTAAGCAGTGAGCGATGTGTGCTTCGTGAATTATCAGGTCATTGTTCTGGAAATGTATGCTTCAGCATTCTTAGATATGGCTGTGTCATGCTTCATAATTTCGTGTTAGAAATCTTGGTGGCAAAATTTAAGAAATAGTTTATAACCCTTAGAGTTGATTATTGTAGGCGAAGCCATTAACTGTATAACCCATTAAACCCACTAGACTTGCTGTTTCTAGATGATTCTATGCTACATTGGGATTGCTATTCCCTATGTGGCCAAACatattgtataaaaaaaataaggtaaaaacttgtctgagatggtctcacgggtcgtatttgtgagacgaatctcttatttgggtcatccatgaaaaagtattactttttatgttaagagtattactttttattgtgaatatgagtagggttgatccgtctcacagaataaaatccgtgagacggtctcacatgagactcactcaaaaaaTAATTGATGGACCTCACATGATTAGTTTTTTATTCAAATGTTTGCGCGAACATCTCGTGTGAAAAAACACTGAAAATAGATCTCTTGGTTAATTAACATATATATCGTGCATTGTTCTAAAATCGGCTGCGCTACGGCCGACCGCCTAGAAAAAGGGTTAGCCAGCCTTGGTGGTAAAGagcttttattttaattattttatttttttggtcttttaatttaaatttaaaatataatttaaaattgaaaagTAGTTTTTTTATTTGTCATAAATCAAAGTCTAACAAAAAATGTGATTTGTTGGCTTGTTTTAATACATCAAATTTTATCTTCATTTACGATTTAGAGTAAAAAAACTTAACGAGGATAGTTTTGTATTCGAAGATGAAGAGAATCAcaatgatgatattgatttaatttaaacaaTGATTAATATCTAATATTTTTGAGTATATTtgttgtgagatgatctcacggattatattcgtgagacgagtcaattatgtctatatttacaataaaaagtaatatttttggcataaaaaataatatatttttttcatggtgACCCAAATAGAATATCCGTCACACAAAATTGATTCAGAGATCGTCTCAATGTATTTTATATGAGCACCAAATTTGCAAGGTTGACAAGTATAAACACCAAGCTTTAGAGGCAGATCTTCACCAATGGAAGGCATGCGTTGCAACCGGCGGAAGTGAAGCACAATCCTTATGAAGCCAGTAATTTCACTGTTGTGTTGGCATATGAAGAGGATGCCATTTTTTTGTTCTCCACATGCACTACATACAGCACTGATTTTCCTGTGTGTGGGGCTTTACGGGCAGCCGCGGTGGCTTCTGTGTACTTGGTTTCCATCTTATTCGGAAAAGCACATCATGGATGAAGACTAGCATTTCGGTATTCAATTTCTTTGGGACAGTATGTGAAGCTGTCGCATATTTGGTAGCATTTTAAGCACTCCTCATCCTCACGTGTTGGACTCTGTGATAGAATAAAAGAGTTATACTTAGCATTAATAGAATCTGGATCCATAAAAACCTTGGGAAGGTCAGCACAATGTTCGTGCTGGCTGGAAAACACTGCAACTCGAAATTCTGCTACTGTAAAAGCGAGTACCGGCAATCATCAGAAGCCCACATACTGTACAAAGTTTAGgcttatcatcatcatcatcatactGGAAAATCAATGGATGCTAATGGATAAAATCTTTAACGGAATTCGTACCCATAAATATTAATATActtcataatttttaaatttgaacatATGATGTTTTCATTTACAAAGTAGTAGCATTTCGAGTTGTAGTGTTTTTCAGCACAAACATTCTGCTGACTTTCCCAAGGTTTTtggaaaatataataaaataggaatataatttatttttgaatgaaaatGAAATGATACCACATGGCAGAGACGATAACCAATAGGAAAATAAACAATAAGAAATAAGTGATATGCTAAAAAAATGATGCACTGTGATAGGCACCTTCTGAATCTATGAGACATAATGTTATATCTATGGGAGCAGCATCTTAAATATACAGAAGAGGATACATAGATTTTCAAGACTAATAGATCGAAAAATCAAACTGCGATCAAGACGCTAAGAGATGACTATGATGTTTTGTCGTATTAAGTTGaaaatagaattcatatatatctataattaaagaaaaaaatattaataatttcaaatttacaaatatatattatatatatatacactcgaTACACTAATATATATATCGTAAAAAAAATCTTGGATTTGTGGGGCCACTTTCATTTTCTGGAAAGCTGGGGCAGTAACACTATTTTCACTAAATAAGGGACCAGATTGTCATTTACAACTTTGGCAACGACGTCGTAGTTATGCTGTCATGTTGGTAACAAGCCCGAGTGCTTCTCCAAACCCTTCTCTTTGTCTCGCGAAATGACGTCTTCCAAGCCATTCGCTGCCGCTGCAAACACTCTTCGATACCGCCTCAGCTC
The Primulina eburnea isolate SZY01 chromosome 5, ASM2296580v1, whole genome shotgun sequence genome window above contains:
- the LOC140832218 gene encoding transcription factor bHLH48-like isoform X2, coding for MGFGFLQAHDVISTQTPSETGGSSFTALLELPPPQAVELLVNEDFQAKTPPPIFPSNTALIDRASKFSVFATACNSPEGNCVVSGSCSMKPDVVKQEPLESDSHLNSSKPATSNQSPKSLKRKEKERKVNETNKKSKKVAPNDISDGSGDKLPYIHVRARRGQATDSHSLAERARREKINARMKLLQELVPGCNKISGTAMVLDEIINHVQALQRQVEFLSMRLAAVNPRSDINLDAFLAEESEPAVDNNYQSMFTASMWPEGQISGSRQQYQQLWHFEGLQQPIWGREEDNSNFITTENPLLSFDSSSNSASLHSSQLKMEL
- the LOC140832218 gene encoding transcription factor bHLH48-like isoform X1, translated to MEPQVGETQLPFRSGIRGSNPEEMGFGFLQAHDVISTQTPSETGGSSFTALLELPPPQAVELLVNEDFQAKTPPPIFPSNTALIDRASKFSVFATACNSPEGNCVVSGSCSMKPDVVKQEPLESDSHLNSSKPATSNQSPKSLKRKEKERKVNETNKKSKKVAPNDISDGSGDKLPYIHVRARRGQATDSHSLAERARREKINARMKLLQELVPGCNKISGTAMVLDEIINHVQALQRQVEFLSMRLAAVNPRSDINLDAFLAEESEPAVDNNYQSMFTASMWPEGQISGSRQQYQQLWHFEGLQQPIWGREEDNSNFITTENPLLSFDSSSNSASLHSSQLKMEL